One Microbacterium sp. No. 7 genomic window carries:
- a CDS encoding CaiB/BaiF CoA transferase family protein, producing the protein MSAPAGRGPLAGVRVIELAGIGPGPFAAMLLADLGADVVRVDRLGARPVVERRIEVNGRTRRSIAVDLKSPRGRELVLRMVADADALIEGMRPGVTERLGLGPDDCLAVNPALVYGRITGWGQDGPYAQTAGHDITYLAVTGGLHAVGHGDRPPVPPVNIIGDFGGGGMYLAFGIVAAVLRARATGEGDVVDASIVDGVASLFGMMRGFLHDGTWVDRRESNFMDGGAPYYRAYRCADGRDVAVGAIERHFWDVLIERIGLSGDPRMAARDDRTRWPELIAALDAHFATRPRDEWVALTAGTDACLAPVLTFEESLHDPQLRARGAFSEVGGIWHPAPAPRFARAGTTPPRPAPEIGENTDDLLAWLGLDAGEIADLRGEGVVG; encoded by the coding sequence GTGAGCGCGCCGGCCGGCCGAGGCCCCCTCGCGGGGGTGCGCGTCATCGAGCTCGCCGGCATCGGACCCGGGCCGTTCGCCGCGATGCTGCTCGCCGACCTGGGCGCCGACGTCGTGCGGGTCGACCGTCTCGGCGCGCGGCCCGTCGTCGAGCGTCGCATCGAGGTCAACGGCCGCACGCGCCGCTCGATCGCGGTCGACCTGAAGAGCCCGCGCGGCCGCGAGCTCGTGCTGCGGATGGTCGCCGACGCCGACGCCCTCATCGAGGGCATGCGGCCGGGCGTCACGGAGCGGCTCGGCCTCGGGCCCGACGACTGCCTCGCCGTGAACCCCGCGCTCGTCTACGGCCGCATCACCGGCTGGGGGCAGGACGGCCCGTACGCACAGACGGCCGGCCACGACATCACCTACCTCGCCGTGACCGGCGGGCTGCACGCCGTCGGCCACGGCGACCGTCCGCCCGTGCCGCCGGTGAACATCATCGGCGACTTCGGCGGCGGGGGCATGTACCTCGCATTCGGCATCGTCGCGGCCGTGCTGCGAGCGCGCGCGACGGGCGAGGGCGACGTCGTGGACGCGAGCATCGTCGACGGCGTCGCCTCGCTCTTCGGCATGATGCGCGGTTTCCTGCACGACGGCACGTGGGTCGACCGGCGCGAGAGCAACTTCATGGACGGCGGGGCGCCGTACTACCGCGCCTACCGGTGCGCCGACGGCCGGGACGTCGCGGTCGGCGCGATCGAGCGGCACTTCTGGGACGTGCTGATCGAGCGCATCGGCCTCTCCGGCGACCCGCGCATGGCCGCGCGCGACGACCGGACCCGCTGGCCCGAGCTGATCGCGGCGCTCGACGCGCACTTCGCGACCCGCCCGCGCGACGAGTGGGTCGCGCTGACGGCCGGCACCGACGCGTGCCTCGCGCCCGTGCTGACGTTCGAGGAATCACTGCACGACCCGCAGCTGCGGGCCCGCGGAGCGTTCTCCGAGGTCGGCGGGATCTGGCATCCGGCCCCCGCGCCCCGCTTCGCGCGCGCCGGGACGACGCCGCCGCGCCCCGCGCCCGAGATCGGCGAGAAC
- a CDS encoding class I adenylate-forming enzyme family protein — MSSPHLDPAQRRASVEARYPEWTPQAIHAWFLRTAEAFPDRDFVVTDERTFSYREIAERVRRVAGGLHARGVRKGDHVAVMMANYPEYVVLKYALSTLGAVIVPLNFAFKRDELAFVLRNSEAVALITMTGFRGLDYLAMLDEIVPGWERGGFAELPDLRFVVQFEAMAPLRPGVAAFPALEAGGEPPDDLPEVAGDDLSILFYTSGSTGAPKGVLWTHDQDARIGYGGAVSRAFGDGWRVLSALPLYHAFANNEVLNASMFAGGAVITRLQFAPDDILAAIERHRANELVTVPTMVISLCDGATTTDHDMGSLVGLMSAGAPAPVWLWERAMSLLQVTEATTGYGQTESGGGQVMSRPEDGVEFVASTVGRIKYAGVAGIPERGGDVAEMRAADPETGEILPDGEIGELISRGPVNAVGYWKRPDETTTFREGGWVYSGDIGRVTSDGAVHLTGRKKELIRSGAENYAPKEVEDLLTSQPGISQAYVVGIPDPKWGEIGCAWLVRDSGTDADEAALAHALERVCREKLAAFKRPRQFRFIEAAQLPTTATGKVQKFRLVEMAAQGPVG; from the coding sequence ATGTCCTCTCCCCACCTCGACCCCGCCCAGCGCCGCGCGTCCGTCGAGGCGCGCTACCCGGAGTGGACGCCGCAGGCGATCCACGCGTGGTTCCTCCGCACCGCCGAGGCGTTCCCCGACCGCGACTTCGTGGTCACCGACGAGCGCACCTTCAGCTACCGCGAGATCGCGGAGCGCGTGCGCCGCGTCGCGGGCGGCCTCCACGCCCGCGGGGTGCGCAAGGGCGACCACGTCGCCGTCATGATGGCGAACTACCCCGAGTACGTCGTGCTGAAGTATGCGCTCTCGACGCTCGGCGCGGTCATCGTGCCGCTCAACTTCGCGTTCAAGCGCGACGAGCTCGCGTTCGTGCTGCGCAACTCCGAGGCCGTGGCGCTCATCACCATGACCGGCTTCCGCGGGCTCGACTACCTCGCGATGCTCGACGAGATCGTGCCCGGCTGGGAGCGGGGCGGGTTCGCCGAGCTGCCCGACCTGCGCTTCGTCGTGCAGTTCGAGGCGATGGCCCCGCTCCGCCCCGGCGTCGCCGCGTTCCCCGCGCTGGAGGCCGGCGGCGAGCCGCCCGACGACCTCCCGGAGGTCGCGGGCGACGACCTCAGCATCCTCTTCTACACCTCCGGCTCGACCGGAGCGCCCAAGGGGGTGCTCTGGACGCACGACCAGGACGCGCGCATCGGCTACGGCGGTGCCGTCAGCCGCGCCTTCGGCGACGGCTGGCGCGTGCTGTCGGCGCTGCCGCTGTACCACGCGTTCGCCAACAACGAGGTGCTCAACGCCTCGATGTTCGCGGGCGGCGCGGTCATCACGCGGCTGCAGTTCGCGCCCGACGACATCCTCGCCGCGATCGAGCGGCATCGCGCCAACGAGCTCGTCACCGTGCCCACGATGGTCATCTCGCTGTGCGACGGCGCGACCACGACCGACCATGACATGGGCTCGCTCGTCGGCCTGATGAGCGCGGGGGCGCCCGCGCCCGTCTGGCTCTGGGAGCGGGCGATGAGCCTGCTGCAGGTGACCGAGGCGACGACGGGCTACGGGCAGACCGAGTCGGGCGGCGGGCAGGTCATGTCGCGCCCCGAGGACGGCGTCGAGTTCGTCGCGTCGACCGTGGGACGCATCAAGTACGCGGGCGTCGCCGGCATCCCCGAGCGCGGCGGCGACGTCGCCGAGATGCGCGCCGCCGACCCCGAGACGGGCGAGATCCTGCCCGACGGCGAGATCGGCGAGCTCATCTCGCGCGGTCCCGTCAACGCCGTCGGGTACTGGAAGCGGCCCGACGAGACGACGACGTTCCGCGAGGGCGGCTGGGTCTACTCGGGCGACATCGGCCGCGTCACCTCCGACGGCGCCGTGCACCTCACGGGGCGCAAGAAGGAGCTCATCCGCAGCGGTGCCGAGAACTACGCGCCCAAGGAGGTCGAAGACCTGCTCACGTCGCAGCCGGGCATCAGCCAGGCGTACGTCGTCGGCATCCCCGACCCCAAATGGGGCGAGATCGGCTGCGCATGGCTCGTGCGCGACTCGGGAACGGATGCCGACGAGGCCGCCCTCGCACACGCGCTCGAGCGCGTGTGCCGCGAGAAGCTCGCGGCGTTCAAGCGCCCGCGCCAGTTCCGGTTCATCGAGGCCGCGCAGCTGCCGACCACGGCGACCGGCAAGGTGCAGAAGTTCCGTCTCGTCGAGATGGCCGCGCAGGGACCGGTCGGCTGA
- a CDS encoding SDR family NAD(P)-dependent oxidoreductase, giving the protein MSRLIVTGGASGIGLATVRGMLDRGDRVGAIDLNPASLAALRATFADAVADGRLATAQADVSDEPRMERAIGGFADAFGGIDGIVNNAAIGGAIGPLVDTRVEDWDATFAVVTRGVFIGVKHAARLLIAQGTGGSIVNIGSIAGLIADAGPQAYSVAKAAVIHMSRVFGAELAPHGIAVNTVNPGLIETPINPTSARRTRDDFARAQPWPEAGRPEHVARAVLFLTDPATRFITAETVTVDGGIAGVGHRLGTLMGTNSLQHGVAGMNYGTTGRAADIHTRRASAP; this is encoded by the coding sequence ATGAGCAGGCTCATCGTCACCGGCGGTGCGAGCGGCATCGGCCTCGCCACCGTGCGCGGGATGCTCGACCGCGGCGACCGGGTCGGCGCGATCGACCTCAACCCGGCGTCGCTCGCCGCGCTGCGTGCCACGTTCGCCGACGCGGTCGCCGACGGCAGGCTCGCGACGGCGCAGGCCGACGTCTCGGACGAGCCGCGGATGGAGCGTGCGATCGGCGGCTTCGCCGACGCCTTCGGCGGCATCGACGGCATCGTCAACAACGCCGCGATCGGCGGCGCCATCGGGCCGCTCGTCGACACGCGGGTCGAGGACTGGGACGCCACGTTCGCGGTCGTCACGCGCGGCGTGTTCATCGGCGTCAAGCACGCCGCGCGCCTGCTCATCGCGCAGGGCACGGGCGGCTCGATCGTCAACATCGGCTCGATCGCGGGCCTCATCGCCGACGCCGGGCCGCAGGCCTACTCCGTCGCCAAGGCCGCCGTCATCCACATGTCGCGCGTGTTCGGCGCCGAGCTGGCGCCCCACGGCATCGCGGTGAACACCGTGAACCCGGGGCTCATCGAGACGCCCATCAACCCCACGAGCGCGCGACGCACGCGCGATGACTTCGCCCGTGCGCAGCCCTGGCCCGAGGCGGGCCGGCCCGAGCACGTCGCGCGGGCCGTGCTGTTCCTCACCGACCCGGCCACGCGGTTCATCACGGCCGAGACCGTCACCGTCGACGGCGGCATCGCCGGCGTCGGCCACCGCCTCGGCACCCTCATGGGCACCAACTCCCTGCAGCACGGCGTCGCCGGCATGAACTACGGCACGACCGGCCGCGCGGCCGACATCCACACGCGACGGGCGTCCGCCCCCTGA
- a CDS encoding SDR family NAD(P)-dependent oxidoreductase, with protein MSEEANEWAGKVAVVTGAAGPMGRNLVETLLERGTSVLGIDLPDVVAASDLAHDELLFVGADISSREQLAEAFRRLDERWDGRVDYLANIAGIVSPPHSITEITEDEVAHVFGVNVNGTLFAAQEAARRMIAGGRGGSIVNIASLAGFMGRMQFPTHTYSTSKGAVIGFTTSLAAELGTHGIRVNCIAPGLHVTPLALATAGSPEESKRFFEGAAKAAPLQRVGDPAEMTGPILHFFSEASSFMTGQLVANDGGRSTWYQ; from the coding sequence GTGAGCGAAGAAGCGAACGAATGGGCCGGCAAGGTCGCCGTCGTCACGGGCGCCGCGGGGCCGATGGGACGCAACCTCGTCGAGACGCTGCTCGAGCGCGGCACGAGCGTGCTGGGGATCGACCTGCCCGACGTCGTCGCGGCATCCGACCTGGCGCACGACGAGCTGCTCTTCGTGGGTGCCGACATCTCGTCGCGGGAGCAGCTCGCCGAGGCGTTCCGCCGGCTCGACGAGCGATGGGACGGCCGGGTCGACTACCTCGCGAACATCGCCGGCATCGTCTCGCCGCCGCACAGCATCACCGAGATCACCGAGGACGAGGTCGCGCACGTCTTCGGCGTCAACGTGAACGGAACGCTCTTCGCGGCCCAGGAGGCCGCGCGTCGCATGATCGCGGGCGGCCGCGGCGGCAGCATCGTCAACATCGCCTCGCTCGCGGGGTTCATGGGACGCATGCAGTTCCCCACCCACACCTACTCGACGTCGAAGGGCGCCGTCATCGGCTTCACCACGTCGCTCGCCGCGGAGCTCGGCACGCACGGCATCCGCGTCAACTGCATCGCCCCCGGCCTGCACGTGACGCCGCTCGCGCTCGCCACGGCGGGATCCCCCGAGGAGAGCAAGAGGTTCTTCGAGGGCGCCGCGAAGGCCGCACCCCTCCAGCGCGTCGGCGACCCGGCGGAGATGACGGGGCCGATCCTGCACTTCTTCAGCGAGGCGTCGAGCTTCATGACGGGCCAGCTCGTCGCGAACGACGGCGGCCGATCCACCTGGTACCAGTAG
- a CDS encoding acyl-CoA dehydrogenase family protein, which yields MSDEILTADAELVEMLGDVFAAARESRAPGVGRVSVDRDLWAQLAELGLTRLTGDESAGGSGATWTEGIALVRAAASYGVRLPLVENDLLAGWIADEAGLPATDAVRTVAVVDENGVARHVPWAGAVDAIVVVAGGPGAYRIAETTVSDVRVETGENLVGEPRDTITVDLSAIGGVAVPDETVAQLQRKSALVRAVQVSAALERILALAVEHATVRVQFGRPLARLQAVQHLLADIATEASLARSATEFALVTALADGWSAPDLDTLIAIARSCAGHAASVVVRDAHQVFGAIGTTREHVLHEYTRAALAWRGEHGSVQSWDKKLGEAARAAGRDGLWALITS from the coding sequence GTGAGTGACGAGATCCTGACGGCAGACGCCGAGCTCGTCGAGATGCTCGGTGACGTCTTCGCCGCCGCGCGGGAATCGCGGGCGCCCGGCGTCGGCCGCGTGAGCGTCGACCGCGACCTGTGGGCCCAGCTGGCCGAGCTGGGGCTCACCCGGCTGACGGGCGACGAATCCGCCGGCGGCAGCGGCGCGACCTGGACCGAGGGCATCGCGCTCGTGCGCGCGGCCGCCTCATACGGCGTGCGGCTTCCCCTGGTCGAGAACGACCTGCTCGCGGGCTGGATCGCCGACGAGGCGGGCCTGCCGGCGACCGATGCCGTGCGCACCGTCGCGGTCGTCGACGAGAACGGCGTCGCGCGGCACGTGCCGTGGGCCGGTGCCGTGGACGCGATCGTCGTGGTCGCGGGCGGCCCCGGCGCCTATCGCATCGCCGAGACGACCGTGAGCGACGTGCGCGTCGAGACGGGCGAGAACCTCGTGGGCGAGCCGCGCGACACGATCACCGTCGACCTCTCGGCGATCGGCGGGGTGGCCGTCCCCGACGAGACCGTCGCGCAACTGCAGCGCAAGAGCGCGCTCGTGCGTGCCGTGCAGGTGAGCGCGGCCCTCGAGCGCATTCTCGCCCTCGCCGTCGAGCACGCGACCGTGCGCGTGCAGTTCGGCCGGCCGCTCGCGCGGCTGCAGGCCGTGCAGCACCTGCTCGCCGACATCGCGACCGAGGCCTCGCTCGCGCGCTCGGCGACCGAGTTCGCGCTCGTCACGGCGCTCGCCGACGGCTGGTCGGCGCCCGACCTCGACACGCTCATCGCGATCGCGCGCTCGTGCGCGGGTCACGCGGCATCCGTCGTCGTGCGCGACGCGCACCAGGTGTTCGGCGCGATCGGCACGACGCGCGAGCACGTGCTGCACGAGTACACGCGCGCGGCGCTCGCGTGGCGCGGCGAGCACGGCTCGGTGCAGTCATGGGACAAGAAGCTCGGCGAGGCCGCGCGTGCCGCCGGGCGCGATGGCCTGTGGGCCCTGATCACGTCATAG
- a CDS encoding acyl-CoA dehydrogenase family protein has product MRGDARLVPQVARISDDERALRAEVREFLAEKRAAGRFEPTVDSWLSGWDEDFSRELAARGWLGMTIPVEYGGRGRSFGERFAVVEELLAAGAPVAAHWIADRQIAPSLLAYGTEEQKQAYLPRIAAGEGYWGIGMSEPNSGSDLASVRTRAERVDGGWRVSGNKVWTSGAHHAHAFIVLARSAPVDPEHRHAGLSQFIVEFAQEGVDVRPIVSMNGSHHFNEVFLDNVFVPDDRAFGEIGSGWKQVTSELGYERSGPERLLSTFPLLAELAESARTGHVEADADLGCLVARIAGLHQMSMAVSGALERHEPADVAAAVVKVLGTTTEGDIADYADLRVGDDVDDRTLTALTARAVDQRPGFTLRGGTNEVLRGVIARGLGLR; this is encoded by the coding sequence GTGAGGGGCGACGCGCGGCTCGTGCCGCAGGTGGCACGGATCTCCGACGACGAACGCGCGCTGCGCGCCGAGGTGCGCGAGTTCCTCGCCGAGAAGCGCGCGGCCGGCCGGTTCGAGCCGACCGTCGACAGCTGGCTCTCGGGCTGGGACGAGGACTTCTCGCGCGAGCTGGCGGCGCGCGGCTGGCTCGGCATGACCATCCCCGTCGAGTACGGCGGCCGCGGTCGCAGCTTCGGCGAGCGGTTCGCCGTGGTCGAGGAGCTGCTCGCCGCGGGCGCCCCCGTCGCGGCGCACTGGATCGCCGACCGGCAGATCGCGCCAAGCCTGCTCGCCTACGGCACCGAGGAGCAGAAGCAGGCCTACCTGCCGCGCATCGCGGCGGGCGAGGGCTACTGGGGCATCGGCATGAGCGAGCCGAACTCGGGGTCCGACCTCGCGAGCGTGCGCACGCGCGCCGAGCGGGTCGACGGCGGCTGGCGCGTCTCGGGCAACAAGGTGTGGACGAGCGGTGCGCACCACGCGCACGCGTTCATCGTGCTCGCTCGCAGCGCGCCCGTCGACCCCGAGCACCGCCACGCGGGGCTCAGCCAGTTCATCGTCGAGTTCGCGCAGGAGGGCGTCGACGTGCGCCCCATCGTGTCGATGAACGGCTCGCACCACTTCAACGAGGTGTTCCTCGACAACGTGTTCGTGCCCGACGACCGGGCCTTCGGTGAGATCGGCAGCGGATGGAAGCAGGTCACGAGCGAGCTGGGCTACGAGCGCAGCGGCCCCGAGCGGCTGCTGTCGACCTTTCCCCTGCTGGCCGAGCTCGCCGAGAGCGCCCGCACGGGCCACGTCGAGGCGGATGCCGATCTGGGATGCCTCGTCGCGCGCATCGCGGGCCTGCACCAGATGTCGATGGCGGTGTCGGGGGCGCTCGAGCGCCACGAGCCGGCCGATGTCGCGGCGGCGGTCGTGAAGGTGCTCGGCACCACGACCGAGGGCGACATCGCCGACTACGCCGACCTGCGCGTGGGCGACGACGTCGACGACCGGACGCTGACCGCGCTGACCGCCCGGGCCGTCGACCAGCGGCCGGGCTTCACCCTGCGCGGAGGAACGAACGAAGTGCTGCGTGGCGTGATCGCGCGAGGATTGGGACTGCGGTGA
- a CDS encoding crotonase/enoyl-CoA hydratase family protein, with amino-acid sequence MTSLDITREGAVELWTINDPSTGNAITPKPFIAAFDAAVDAANDDLDVKAIILTGAGRIFTSGGNVKEMADRTGMFGVDERRQRQEYMNGIQRIPRAALRLEVPLIAAVNGPAIGAGCDLSLMCDIRIASDRASFAESFVAVGLVPGDGGSWFLPRAIGYERAAELTFTGDRIDAATAYDWGLVSRVVPHDELLPAARELAERIAKNPSHALRMAKRLLAESRTASLDTLLAMAAAMQPLAHLDPEHDERVEKWKTS; translated from the coding sequence CCGGCAATGCGATCACTCCGAAGCCGTTCATCGCTGCGTTCGACGCCGCGGTCGACGCGGCCAACGACGATCTCGACGTGAAGGCGATCATCCTCACCGGTGCCGGCAGGATCTTCACGTCGGGCGGCAACGTCAAGGAGATGGCCGACCGCACGGGAATGTTCGGCGTGGACGAGCGCCGGCAGCGGCAGGAGTACATGAACGGCATCCAGCGCATTCCACGCGCCGCGCTGCGCCTGGAGGTGCCGCTGATCGCCGCGGTCAACGGCCCCGCGATCGGCGCCGGCTGCGACCTGTCGCTCATGTGCGACATCCGCATCGCCTCCGACCGCGCCTCGTTCGCCGAGAGCTTCGTCGCCGTGGGCCTTGTGCCCGGCGACGGCGGGAGCTGGTTCTTGCCGCGCGCGATCGGATACGAGCGCGCCGCCGAGCTCACCTTCACGGGCGACCGCATCGACGCCGCGACGGCCTACGACTGGGGGCTCGTGAGCCGCGTCGTTCCGCACGACGAGCTGCTGCCCGCGGCGCGCGAGCTGGCCGAGCGCATCGCGAAGAACCCGTCGCACGCCCTGCGCATGGCCAAGCGCCTGCTTGCGGAGTCGCGCACCGCGAGCCTCGACACGCTGCTGGCGATGGCGGCGGCGATGCAGCCGCTGGCCCACCTCGACCCCGAACATGACGAGCGCGTCGAGAAGTGGAAGACCTCGTGA